The window TCTGTTTCCTATCGTACGAGTTAGGAGTCTTTGTCTCTTCCttcaagtaataaaaaatatcgataaagcAATGTCCCTCTGATTATGtgaatgtaataaaaaaatatcgataaaccAATGTTCCTCTGATTGTGTGAATGTACTAGAATGTCCTAGTTCAATTAGGACTGTTCCTCATAGCATCGATCATTCCCACTAGGACTTTGAGTTTTTCCTCAAGACtacaattataattataatggAAATAAGGACTCCTACTCATTTTCGAGTTCTCTTGCTTTGAGACTCTTTTTCCTTGTGCATCAACCCTCTAATTCCTATCCTGGGAGTCTTATTAGGAATTTATTCTTTTGGCAGTCTAGTCTTACTCAATGTGACATTTGTTGACTGTACGAAATTTGTTGAGTCGTacttagattttatagattttatagatatattagTAGTTGAATTTTACGATATATCAGTAAAATATTAgtagatattttgacaaaaatatctgtgaatgaaattattaaaaattcatgaaactatttagaaaaactaaaaaaaatgataaaataagtaagaatacgcAAATTAAAATTATAGTGTAATTAATATAGATATAATCAAAGATAAtgttaatcaatttttttaagaaaatattaacttaaattccttcaatataattatattcatttgttttaaaaattaaaaaataattttattaaaatatgttttattacattttaaataaaaaattagatcgatttacataaaatattttatttaaaattaaatttctaaaattttgttacaaatttgtggtgacattttttgttattaacattaatttatttaagtaattaaaattactaaaaaatatattaataatttattttatcacattaattttaatttataaaatattagaccttcattaatttttttatatgttaacaattttttaataaatttatatttataatattttaaaataaaaatatttggaattaaataaatttagaaggataaataggaaaaaaaattaaagtgaagtgatattaattttttaaaataagattaatgaaattaatatgaaaaataatataaaataaaagggtgagatgaatttaaaatagaagataaattagaaaaaataattaaaaaatacagataaataaaaaaatgggctTTTCAAGAAAatcgccaaaaaaaaaaattccaaaattggcgattttttttggaaaagcgcGTAGACCGTCGATTTTATGGGTGAAATTTCGGGATGAAGCAGATGTGGGGCCTGACTCAATCTAGAATCCTACCCAACTACAGATAATCAAGTTTCCATATATCTCAACTGCGTTCAGGATTATGTAATTAAAATCTGTCAGCTTAGCAGTAAATGCAAGGCCGAAGAGATCGCCAAGAGATAGAAAAAGTAGAAGCATCAGAATCATAACGTAACTCCATTTTCAAGTGGAGTGTATCGCCTTATTTTATTGCCAAATCCATCTCTCTTTAGCCTTATTTAAGAAGTGGCCAAGAGAGGGAGCAAAGCAAAGGGAGAGAGAGATGAGTTCCAGGGCtgttgtcttcttcttctttgctttGTTATCTTTCTCAGGGATCTGTCTCAGGTCTGCTTCTGCAGACAATGAGGAAGAAGACCCAGGTCTGGTTATGAACTTCTACAAGGATACATGTCCTCAGGCTGAAGATGTTATCAGAGAGCAGGTCAGGCTTCTGTATAAGCGCCACAAGAACACTGCATTCTCATGGCTCAGAAACATCTTCCATGACTGTGCTGTTCAGGTATGCATAATGTGAAATGAAAGCCCATCTGGttctttactttttgtttttttttcctttgaagaTATATATGCTGATTCTGGTGGGTTTTTGCTAcgtgggtggtggtggtggtataGTCATGTGATGCTTCTCTTCTGCTGGACTCAACAAGGAGGTCCTTGTCTGAGAAGGAGACAGACAGGAGCTTTGGGCTCAGGAACTTCAGATACCTTGACACCATCAAAGAGGCTGTGGAGAGGGAGTGCCCTGGAGTTGTTTCATGTGCTGATATCCTTGTGTTGTCTGCTAGGGATGGCATTGTCTCGGTACTAGTCTCTTATCTCTTATGGGGTTTTTGTTGATCTACtgttttttactattttggGGTTCTTCACCATAGATCTGAACATGGGTATGGCCTTTTCGTCAATTATACCGGATTTACCCTACTTGTACTTCATTAATTTACTTTCCCTTTCAAGCTGATGGACATGAAGGGGTAGTTGAAGAGAATTCAACTCCCGTGTCAGAAAGTGATTTTTGATGTGTGGATGTGTGAGCTCTTTCTAAATGTGTTATGGAACTTACTCTTTTTCAGCTAGGAGGCCCTCACATCTCTCTTAAAACTGGAAGAAGAGATGGTAGGAAGAGCAGAGCAGAGATCCTTGAGGAATACCTCCCAGATCACAATGAGAGCATGTCTGTTGTCCTTGATAGGTTTGCAGCCATTGGCATTGACACCCCTGGACTGGTTGCCCTTCTAGGTATGCGTGATGACATACATGGATGATGTATGCTTGTCACCATTGTTAACTTTGTCCATATCATACATGACATGTATATTCAGTTGAGTTTATTGAGGTGGCTTATGTTTGTATGGTTTGGTCTGACAGGAGCTCACAGTGTTGGTAGAACCCACTGTGTGAAGTTGGTTCACCGTTTGTACCCAGAGGTGGACCCTGTGCTGAACACAGATCATGTTGAGCACATGCTCCACAAGTGCCCTGATGCCATCCCAGACCCAAAGGCTGTGCAATATGTGAGGAATGACCGTGGCACACCCATGAAGCTGGACAACAACTACTACAGGAACATATTGGACAACAAGGGCTTGTTGATAGTGGACCACCAGCTAGCCACAGACAAGAGGACAAAGCCCTATGTGAAGAAAATGGCCAAGAGCCAAGACTACTTCTTTAAGGAGTTTGCAAGAGCCATCACCATTCTCTCTGAGAACAATCCTCTCACTGGCACAAAGGGTGAGATCAGAAAGCAGTGCAGTGTTGCTAACAAGCACCACTAGAAGCTTTGCTGCAAGCCAAGAGTGGGGACAACAAAATAATATGGTCTTTTATGGATATGGGGTTGGGTTTGCTTTTGCTGGGTGGTGGCTAGTTCTTGTGAGAGGTATGAAGATGGTAGTGACCATGTTGGTTAAATGCactgtttttactttttatctagctttctcctttttttctttttgtgaggTTGGTATTTAGTTACTGGGTATGGTGAAGGTTGGGATGCATGTATGTATGAGGATGGTGGTGATGGTGTATGATGCATGGGTTACAATGGCGTTATGGTAATAGTCTTTGATGATTCATGCATATTATCCCCTCTACCTCTTTCCATGACATGGTGCTGAAGGCGCCAAAAagaataatgacatatatatatatatatatatattatatcaaatgaTCCCACAGAAACAGCAGAATCcctaatacaaaaaaatagaaaggattAGATTCCCCTGTGCAAGCTAGTAAGGCTCCAATGCATATATGCCActaatatatttgttttggtaGGTAAGAGGGTAACATCTAATGAAGTGTAGAATAGACGTGTGGGCCAGAAAGTGAGAGATATGGTGGCACTTCCCTTTGTGGACGATATAGTAGGCAAAGAGATGGACTGTAGGGGACAGAGATGTGGACCAGAGATAGAATTCATAATAGTATAGAGGAACAGATGGAGTGTAGAGCAGAGGTGGGCGGCTTGGATGGAAATGATGGGAAGATATTGCTTGAGCATCATTGCTTGAATGGTAGTGGTAGATGGACACTGCCTGAGTGTAGGATGGCAGAAACAGAATTGTTGCAGAATTTCAATCCGTGAGCCTGATTTTGTGGCCATAGGGACCAAACTTTTGATCAGTTGAAGCATGATCTTATATGCCCAAgactgtttttattttattttatttattgatttagtaAACAATGGATAAAAGAACATGATCATTTAATATTTCACAAGATGAGAGTGTTTTCATGTAAATATGCTCTACAGAAGCAATGAAAAAACTACTCAAAAGCTTGGAGGACCATATCTCCACTATGAACTGATGTGCAGAAGTTCATAGATGAAGGCTGATGACTCACACACCCAATATGTAAAAAGAGGCCCAAATGCATAGTCTCTCACCATCTGCTTGCATGGAATCTCTATACAGCAGGCAGTTCATTACTTGCAGCTTGCTAAGGTCTGTTTTGGTTCAGTACTTGAACTGCTATCAGAGTCACTATCTGCTTCCTCTGAGGCCACATCATTCTTCCTAGTGTCTTCAACCATTTTTGGGATGAAAGGATTGCAGGAGGGTTGGCTGTAATAAGGCTGTGGATGAACGGACATGTAGTTCCCAGTAGAAGGAAACGATTGATAGCCATATGAAGTTGGGTAAGGGCAAGGAGGGAAGGTATTAGGGGGAGGCCAGTACATCATAGGCATGAAAGCATTTGCTGGTTGTGGTGGAAACATTGGATACGGTGTTTGATTATGGAATGAGACATCAGGACCGGAACTGGAAACCACGGGATTTGATATCTGCAGGGCATCTGCAGGAGCGTGGGATGTCATAGACTGGAATGATGCAATTGCCTGAGTATGAATAGAGGTATACCCCATTAGCCCAAATTGTGTCACTGGTGCTGAGGTTGAAGGAGCAGGTTGCAGAATTGAGGGCTTCTGCAAACTGTGGGGCTTACTAGTTgaatttgtttgtttcttgCCCTTTGATTTTGCTGGAATCACCTTACCAGTTGACTGCTGAGAATCAGGACTCACCTGTTGAGTGTGCAAGAACACAAGTCACAAATTGAGAAACTATATCCAAACAGATACCAAAATTATTTGTCTTGAAGACTAGATCATTGCACAGATAAGAGGATGTTGTTAATAATGGAAGCAAACTGACATTATCTTACTAAATCTCTACGCTAGGCCTCATTGTATCTTCTTGGAAATGACTTAAACCACTCAACCAACAC of the Vitis vinifera cultivar Pinot Noir 40024 chromosome 10, ASM3070453v1 genome contains:
- the LOC100241814 gene encoding peroxidase 42, whose product is MSSRAVVFFFFALLSFSGICLRSASADNEEEDPGLVMNFYKDTCPQAEDVIREQVRLLYKRHKNTAFSWLRNIFHDCAVQSCDASLLLDSTRRSLSEKETDRSFGLRNFRYLDTIKEAVERECPGVVSCADILVLSARDGIVSLGGPHISLKTGRRDGRKSRAEILEEYLPDHNESMSVVLDRFAAIGIDTPGLVALLGAHSVGRTHCVKLVHRLYPEVDPVLNTDHVEHMLHKCPDAIPDPKAVQYVRNDRGTPMKLDNNYYRNILDNKGLLIVDHQLATDKRTKPYVKKMAKSQDYFFKEFARAITILSENNPLTGTKGEIRKQCSVANKHH